The following coding sequences are from one Desulfosporosinus orientis DSM 765 window:
- a CDS encoding DUF5301 domain-containing protein, translating to MEQFLQDVFLAVLNMSITAGYAILFVLLARLLLKKTSKIFSYCLWGVVLFRLISPVSFSFALSFFGFMKKDSMEHIPAGIGMMAQPQVDLGVDYVSQAVTSSLPAATPIASANPMQIILFIASLIWALGVLSLLAYSLVSYGLLKRKVSQSILVRDNIWECHAIQSPFVLGFLKPKIYLPPGFSEGEKSYILKHEEIHIRRYDYLIKPLAYFLLCLHWFNPLVWLSFILMTKDMEMSCDEAVIKELGKEIKQDYSRSLLSLALSHKMISGSPLAFGEGSAKSRIKNILNYKQPTFWGMLAGAAGILILSLGLISNPQSSQSASESLNINHAAKISAAQGQLIIRVHGQGATLITGEEFGEWLAGVSVGWAEKQVRSPYELSPTLTIYIDGGPEPYRLNFYDSEKGLAMLSFDGSSRYYAIPPQQYEQVYSLWGLRSYIIPEAVTQALLDGKKTNRRSVQDVPNEKDYQVIEIGKATYYLYEDDGKYYCERPYLFIRELTEESYKGALTFAHKPSGSSQESLKESAQEDQEIAELIENNLQTIMSSPLQSSNPDDYIQAHDREYESILKYGGEKALPYLLGQFKAGNAGGLRGQIMMRLAKELLGVRNNVSDETLSPQEWFSQLQIRQEVSLPDFAYQGNDPIAKLVYQTEVEKHKGRGGFCVVAPHLFASYREGGKLKVFVTTYAQTFRLYDNVLSEEEGGIIPVAITYQEGAGGSYTLESYEQAKDGAYFASSIQEFCVMPVSGKRIEGLAQQILTHYGDYRDIINLQRKNLTEHLQRNNRYGVSLYQPRYKIPAKLIPIT from the coding sequence ATGGAACAATTCCTGCAGGATGTATTCCTGGCTGTTTTAAATATGAGTATTACTGCCGGCTATGCCATACTCTTTGTTTTGCTGGCCCGCTTGTTGTTAAAGAAAACCTCCAAAATTTTCTCCTATTGTCTATGGGGAGTGGTGCTGTTTCGCTTAATCAGTCCCGTTTCGTTCTCCTTTGCCTTGAGTTTTTTTGGCTTTATGAAAAAGGATTCCATGGAACATATTCCTGCCGGCATTGGCATGATGGCACAACCTCAAGTCGACTTAGGCGTCGATTATGTCAGCCAAGCCGTCACATCCTCTCTGCCAGCGGCTACTCCCATTGCCAGTGCCAACCCCATGCAGATTATTCTATTTATTGCTTCTCTGATATGGGCGTTGGGTGTTTTAAGTTTATTGGCCTATAGCTTGGTTTCCTATGGGCTGCTGAAAAGAAAAGTCAGCCAGTCGATTCTTGTCAGAGACAATATTTGGGAGTGCCATGCCATCCAGTCTCCCTTTGTCTTAGGTTTCCTGAAGCCTAAGATCTACTTGCCTCCAGGTTTTTCTGAAGGGGAAAAGAGCTACATCCTTAAGCATGAGGAAATACATATTCGGCGCTATGATTATCTGATTAAGCCCTTGGCTTATTTTTTGCTCTGCCTTCACTGGTTTAATCCCTTGGTCTGGCTGAGTTTTATTTTGATGACAAAAGACATGGAAATGTCCTGCGATGAGGCAGTTATTAAGGAATTGGGCAAGGAAATCAAACAAGATTACAGCCGCTCCCTTTTGTCCCTGGCCCTCAGTCACAAAATGATCAGCGGCAGTCCTCTGGCCTTTGGAGAAGGCAGTGCCAAAAGCCGGATCAAAAATATTCTAAACTATAAGCAACCTACTTTTTGGGGAATGCTGGCCGGGGCAGCAGGGATACTAATCCTATCCTTAGGCTTAATCTCCAATCCGCAAAGTTCTCAATCCGCTTCAGAAAGTTTGAATATTAACCATGCCGCCAAGATTTCAGCAGCCCAGGGTCAGCTCATCATCAGAGTTCACGGCCAAGGGGCTACCCTCATAACAGGGGAAGAGTTTGGAGAATGGCTGGCCGGAGTCTCGGTTGGTTGGGCAGAAAAGCAGGTTCGGTCTCCCTATGAGCTGAGTCCCACCTTAACCATCTATATTGATGGTGGCCCTGAACCCTATCGGCTGAATTTTTATGATTCGGAAAAAGGATTGGCTATGCTTTCCTTTGACGGGAGCTCTCGCTATTATGCCATCCCTCCTCAGCAATATGAGCAAGTTTATAGCCTGTGGGGCCTCCGCAGCTATATCATCCCGGAGGCAGTTACCCAAGCATTATTGGACGGAAAGAAAACCAACCGGCGGAGTGTTCAGGACGTCCCTAACGAAAAGGACTACCAGGTTATTGAGATAGGTAAGGCAACATATTATCTCTACGAAGACGACGGCAAGTATTATTGTGAGCGGCCTTACTTGTTTATCAGGGAGTTAACGGAGGAATCTTATAAGGGAGCTCTAACCTTTGCTCATAAGCCCTCCGGCAGCAGTCAGGAATCCCTAAAAGAGTCTGCCCAGGAAGACCAGGAAATCGCCGAGCTTATCGAAAATAATTTGCAGACAATTATGTCATCCCCCTTGCAGTCCTCCAATCCGGATGATTATATCCAAGCTCACGACAGGGAGTATGAGAGTATCCTCAAGTATGGAGGCGAGAAAGCTCTGCCGTATCTTTTAGGCCAATTTAAAGCAGGAAATGCCGGGGGACTGCGGGGGCAAATCATGATGAGGCTTGCCAAGGAATTATTGGGGGTAAGAAATAATGTCAGCGATGAAACCTTATCGCCCCAGGAATGGTTCAGTCAGCTTCAGATTCGCCAGGAAGTCAGCTTGCCCGACTTTGCTTATCAAGGCAATGACCCTATTGCCAAGCTTGTCTATCAGACAGAAGTTGAGAAGCATAAAGGGCGGGGTGGATTTTGTGTTGTAGCCCCCCATCTCTTTGCCAGCTACCGGGAAGGGGGCAAACTCAAGGTTTTTGTGACAACCTATGCTCAAACCTTTCGCTTGTATGACAATGTTCTTTCTGAAGAAGAAGGGGGGATTATTCCGGTGGCCATCACCTATCAGGAAGGCGCCGGCGGGAGTTATACTCTGGAAAGCTATGAACAGGCCAAAGATGGGGCTTACTTCGCCTCTTCGATTCAAGAATTTTGTGTCATGCCTGTCTCGGGAAAACGGATTGAGGGGCTTGCCCAGCAAATACTCACTCACTACGGGGATTACAGGGATATCATCAATTTGCAGCGTAAAAACCTAACTGAGCATTTGCAAAGGAATAACCGATATGGGGTTTCTCTCTATCAGCCTCGTTATAAAATACCGGCGAAATTAATACCTATCACTTAA
- a CDS encoding flavin reductase family protein: protein MEKVKIKNYPMVNPTPIVLAGADVNGKPNYATVGAFGVVCQGPIFYISLKDTHFTTIGVKENGYFSVNIPSVDMIQKTDYCGLVSGKTTDKSHLFSSFYDEIGKAPMISECPMNFLCKVIQTVPISGFEVFFGEIVSTFARENCLTDGVPDPLKINPTLGMGLSYYSLGPSVGAVFNEGVKLIKSNNG, encoded by the coding sequence ATGGAAAAAGTAAAAATCAAAAATTACCCGATGGTTAACCCAACTCCAATTGTACTTGCTGGAGCTGATGTTAACGGCAAGCCTAATTATGCCACTGTTGGAGCGTTCGGAGTAGTGTGTCAAGGACCGATTTTTTATATATCTTTAAAAGATACCCATTTTACAACTATTGGCGTCAAAGAAAACGGATACTTCAGTGTAAATATTCCCTCTGTCGATATGATTCAAAAAACAGATTACTGCGGTTTAGTATCAGGAAAAACAACGGATAAATCACATTTGTTCTCATCATTCTATGATGAGATTGGAAAAGCTCCAATGATTAGTGAATGTCCTATGAATTTTTTATGCAAAGTCATTCAAACCGTTCCTATCTCCGGATTTGAAGTATTTTTTGGAGAAATAGTTTCAACATTTGCAAGGGAAAATTGCTTGACAGACGGTGTACCCGACCCACTAAAAATCAATCCGACTTTAGGAATGGGCCTCAGCTACTATAGTTTAGGCCCATCGGTAGGAGCCGTGTTTAATGAAGGAGTTAAATTAATAAAATCAAATAATGGCTAA
- the fliB gene encoding flagellin lysine-N-methylase, translating into MTKLTQEIQMPLYLKSFNCIGSACEDSCCFGWSTITVDSKTFQKFSKIQDLALKEIIDDKVVLNQTEQSEESYAHVELNNDSTCPFLTEEKLCLIQLKQGEEYLSKICFTFPRMTNVVDGILEKSAVMSCPEAVRMALLNSKGINFISVQETLDVRNNISISVNTNDPAFTDTPNKYFQDLRNLTLQILKNRDYKLEERFIILGLFFQKLSKVCNEKKVDTIPNLITSFAQFIKKESLIAILAKTPTSPAVQFKLLMQGALTRLVQGITNQRYAECFLEFLQGIKHSPDISLDISAENYRLAYENYYAPFAIEHEYVFENYLVNYVYNNLFPLCDGDIFDEYIKLVFHYSLIKMLLIGIAGFHQGLNLELLVKLIQSFAKTIEHNPQYINETKDWFISKGLNSMSYLSILIKN; encoded by the coding sequence ATGACCAAACTAACGCAAGAAATACAAATGCCACTCTACCTAAAGTCTTTCAATTGCATAGGGTCTGCCTGCGAAGATAGCTGCTGTTTTGGTTGGAGCACTATCACAGTGGACAGCAAAACCTTCCAAAAATTCAGCAAGATCCAGGACCTAGCTTTGAAAGAAATAATCGATGATAAGGTCGTACTCAATCAAACAGAACAAAGTGAAGAATCCTACGCCCATGTAGAACTAAACAATGATTCAACTTGCCCTTTTTTAACTGAAGAAAAGCTCTGCTTAATACAGCTAAAACAGGGTGAAGAATATTTATCCAAGATCTGTTTTACGTTTCCTCGGATGACTAATGTAGTCGACGGTATCTTGGAAAAATCCGCTGTCATGTCTTGCCCTGAGGCTGTTCGCATGGCACTATTAAACTCCAAAGGGATTAACTTTATTTCAGTACAAGAAACTCTGGATGTGCGCAACAATATTTCTATATCAGTTAATACCAATGATCCAGCTTTCACTGATACACCAAATAAGTATTTTCAGGATTTGCGAAATCTTACACTTCAAATATTAAAAAACAGGGATTATAAGCTCGAGGAACGGTTTATTATCCTAGGATTATTTTTTCAAAAGCTTTCCAAAGTATGTAATGAAAAAAAGGTTGATACTATACCTAATCTTATTACTTCCTTTGCCCAATTTATAAAGAAAGAGTCTTTAATCGCGATTCTCGCAAAAACCCCCACTTCCCCAGCAGTTCAGTTTAAACTGTTGATGCAAGGCGCTCTCACTAGGCTTGTACAGGGAATAACCAATCAACGCTACGCTGAATGTTTCCTTGAATTTTTGCAAGGCATAAAACATTCCCCTGACATTAGCTTAGATATTTCCGCTGAAAACTATCGTCTGGCCTATGAAAATTACTACGCTCCTTTTGCTATTGAGCACGAATATGTTTTTGAGAATTATCTGGTGAATTACGTCTACAATAACCTTTTTCCACTGTGCGACGGAGACATTTTTGACGAATATATTAAGCTCGTGTTTCATTACTCGTTGATCAAAATGCTTCTTATCGGTATTGCCGGATTCCATCAAGGACTTAATTTAGAGTTGTTAGTTAAGCTGATTCAGTCCTTTGCCAAAACAATTGAACATAATCCCCAATACATCAATGAAACAAAAGATTGGTTCATAAGCAAAGGTTTAAACTCTATGAGTTACTTATCAATACTCATTAAAAACTGA
- a CDS encoding enoyl-CoA hydratase has protein sequence MSLKVGDVFAYQKTFTEQEILLFGELTGDKGNHHIERDGQGRLMAQGLLTASVGTKIGGDLNYIAREMVSQFIRPVFSGDTIACELTITKADKKEGFTEVAMKSVYKNQHGKEVLLGNSYGIIRD, from the coding sequence ATGAGTTTAAAAGTAGGTGATGTTTTTGCTTATCAAAAAACATTTACAGAACAAGAAATTTTACTATTTGGAGAACTGACTGGAGATAAGGGGAACCACCATATTGAGCGAGATGGGCAAGGCAGGCTCATGGCACAAGGGTTGCTTACTGCTTCTGTCGGAACAAAAATCGGCGGTGACTTAAATTATATCGCAAGAGAAATGGTCAGTCAGTTCATTCGCCCTGTCTTTTCGGGAGACACAATCGCTTGTGAATTAACTATTACAAAAGCCGATAAAAAGGAGGGCTTCACTGAAGTTGCAATGAAATCCGTTTATAAAAATCAGCACGGTAAAGAAGTGCTTCTTGGAAACAGTTACGGAATTATCCGTGATTAG
- the ppsA gene encoding phosphoenolpyruvate synthase: MNSIVLGFQDIDKTKLMVVGGKGANLGELTKIEGIHVPDGLCIITDAFKRITGETSSLKDLLDQLSLLKAEDRAKISELSGQIRRVIEEIAIPPDIIAEITRFLSGLNEKTAFAIRSSATAEDLPSASFAGQQDTYLNITGQEAILKHISKCWASLFTERAVTYRLQNGFDHRKVHLSVVVQKMVFPQAAGILFTADPVTSNRKVLSIDAGFGLGEAMVSGLVNADIYKVRDGKVTDKKISTKKLAIYALKDGGTKEQELPPELQNKQVLTDEQILQLEHLGRKIEEHFGCPQDIEWCLADDRFYIVQSRPITTLYPIPEANDQENHVYVSVGHQQMMTDPLKTLGMSLFLVTSFGPRFIAGGRLFVDVTHILASPESRETLLNTMGQHDPLMKDALMTIIERGDFIKTLPNNQKDVPSKSNKGMSPAGSHPQIENDPAIVSDLIKRSQTSITELKQNIQGKSGTDLVDFILEDIQELKKILFDPQSSAVFMAAMDASAWINEKMNEWLGEKNPADTLSQSVPNNITSEMGLALLDVTDAIRPYPQVIDYLQHAKDDNFMTELVKFDGGCVAWDAISAYLNKYGMRCSGEIDITKPRWSEKPTTLVPMILSNIKNFEPNAGHRKFEQGRRVALQKEQELLARLQQLPDGEGKAKETKRMISLLRNFIGYREYPKYGLVNRYFVYKQALLKEAEQLVQAKVIQDKEDIYYLTFEELREVIGTHKLDYQMIRQRKDEYKFYEKLTPPRVITSDGEIMAGEYKRENLPVGALVGLPVSTGVIEGRARVILNMTDADLEAEDILVTSFTDPSWSPLFVSIKGLVTEVGGLMTHGAVIAREYGLPAVIGVGNATKLIKDGQRIRVNGTEGFVEIL, translated from the coding sequence ATGAATTCCATTGTGCTTGGTTTTCAGGATATTGACAAGACAAAACTCATGGTTGTTGGGGGCAAAGGCGCGAACCTGGGGGAACTTACCAAGATTGAAGGAATACACGTACCGGACGGCTTATGTATTATAACTGATGCCTTTAAGAGAATCACTGGGGAAACATCGTCGCTTAAAGACTTACTTGATCAGTTATCCCTGTTAAAGGCGGAGGACCGGGCTAAAATCAGTGAACTAAGCGGTCAGATTCGCAGGGTCATCGAAGAAATCGCCATCCCCCCAGACATTATTGCAGAAATCACCCGTTTCCTCTCCGGGCTGAATGAAAAAACTGCCTTTGCAATACGCTCCAGCGCAACGGCAGAGGATTTACCGTCGGCCTCCTTTGCAGGCCAGCAGGATACGTATTTAAACATTACCGGACAGGAGGCAATCCTAAAGCATATCAGCAAGTGCTGGGCTTCCCTATTTACCGAGCGGGCAGTAACTTACCGCCTGCAGAACGGCTTCGACCACCGTAAAGTCCACCTGTCTGTAGTTGTTCAGAAGATGGTCTTCCCCCAGGCGGCAGGAATTTTGTTTACTGCCGATCCCGTCACTTCTAATCGGAAAGTGTTATCCATTGATGCCGGCTTTGGACTTGGTGAGGCGATGGTATCCGGCCTGGTGAATGCTGATATCTATAAAGTGCGTGACGGTAAGGTTACCGATAAGAAGATATCCACCAAAAAGCTGGCTATTTATGCCCTAAAAGATGGCGGTACGAAAGAACAGGAGCTCCCTCCTGAACTGCAAAATAAACAAGTGCTGACAGATGAGCAGATTTTGCAGCTTGAGCACCTAGGCAGAAAGATCGAAGAACATTTCGGCTGCCCCCAGGACATCGAATGGTGTTTAGCTGATGACAGATTTTATATTGTCCAGAGCCGGCCCATCACTACCTTATACCCCATCCCTGAAGCAAATGATCAGGAAAATCACGTCTATGTATCTGTCGGTCACCAACAAATGATGACTGACCCCTTAAAAACATTGGGAATGTCGTTATTCCTGGTAACATCCTTTGGACCCAGGTTTATAGCCGGCGGCAGGTTATTTGTTGATGTTACTCATATACTGGCTTCACCTGAAAGCAGAGAAACTCTGTTAAATACCATGGGACAACACGATCCCCTCATGAAAGACGCCCTGATGACCATCATAGAGCGGGGAGATTTTATTAAAACGTTACCCAATAATCAAAAAGACGTTCCCAGTAAAAGCAATAAAGGCATGTCGCCTGCGGGTTCTCATCCACAAATTGAAAACGATCCGGCCATTGTATCTGACTTGATTAAGCGTAGTCAAACATCCATTACAGAATTAAAACAAAACATCCAAGGGAAATCGGGAACGGATTTAGTTGATTTTATCTTGGAAGATATCCAGGAATTAAAGAAGATTTTATTCGACCCACAAAGTTCGGCTGTATTTATGGCTGCTATGGATGCTTCTGCATGGATCAATGAAAAAATGAACGAATGGTTAGGTGAAAAAAACCCTGCAGACACCCTTTCTCAATCTGTACCCAACAATATAACTTCGGAAATGGGTCTGGCCTTATTGGATGTGACCGATGCGATTCGTCCTTATCCGCAAGTCATTGATTATTTACAACATGCCAAAGATGATAATTTCATGACTGAACTGGTTAAGTTTGACGGCGGGTGTGTTGCCTGGGACGCTATCTCTGCTTATCTCAACAAATACGGAATGCGATGTTCCGGAGAAATCGATATTACTAAACCTCGCTGGAGTGAGAAGCCAACCACACTTGTCCCCATGATTCTCAGCAACATCAAAAACTTTGAGCCTAATGCCGGCCATCGGAAATTTGAGCAAGGTCGGCGCGTTGCTTTGCAAAAAGAACAAGAGTTATTAGCGCGCTTGCAGCAATTACCGGACGGTGAAGGAAAAGCCAAAGAGACAAAACGAATGATCAGCCTCCTCCGGAATTTCATCGGCTATCGTGAATATCCAAAATACGGCTTGGTTAATCGCTACTTCGTTTATAAGCAGGCTTTACTGAAAGAAGCAGAACAACTGGTACAAGCCAAGGTTATTCAAGACAAAGAAGATATCTACTATCTCACTTTTGAAGAACTTCGGGAAGTCATAGGCACCCATAAACTGGATTACCAAATGATCAGGCAACGAAAAGACGAGTACAAATTCTATGAAAAACTTACTCCCCCGCGAGTTATCACCTCTGATGGCGAAATCATGGCAGGTGAATACAAACGAGAAAATCTTCCAGTCGGAGCTCTTGTAGGTCTGCCGGTTTCTACCGGAGTTATCGAGGGGCGAGCACGTGTCATCTTAAACATGACAGATGCCGATCTGGAAGCAGAAGATATATTAGTCACCTCTTTTACAGACCCTAGCTGGTCACCCTTGTTTGTATCCATAAAAGGTTTAGTGACCGAAGTTGGCGGACTGATGACCCATGGAGCAGTTATCGCCCGTGAATATGGCTTACCAGCAGTTATCGGAGTGGGAAACGCCACTAAACTGATCAAAGATGGGCAGAGAATCCGGGTCAATGGAACTGAAGGCTTTGTAGAAATCCTATAA
- a CDS encoding FAD-binding oxidoreductase encodes MKQETNLTGKVIYPNDPEYRQARMNWNPFTNAFPIVFVFAQQKEDVANAVRWARENNVPIRMRSGRHALAKDFSQTNGGIVIDTSQMREVTLDKTQGIATVQAGIRVGPLVKMLAQEGVLAPFGDSSTVGIGGISTGGGITVIQRTTGLISDNILAATIVDANGDILHVNENENPDLLWAIRGGGGGNFGIITSYTFRVRCAPFQVGIFEIVWPWEQLEEVIDVWQRWSPSVDERLGTILEVFSKTNGLLRSQGIFLGPKAELEKLITTLTDVGSPIKVFIDEVTLLEAIDFWAPNEPLFDTQNTTWSSAWVEQFLPEEGIKAIRSYLEKATGSESNFFFLNSGGAMNRVPSQDTAFFWRNTKCYLEWDASWIEESETQKNIKLVEQTRIQLQPYVTGSYVNVPDLNIKNYGQEYYGQNFARLRKVKAQYDPENIFNFVQSIPPAPVCDHWHKN; translated from the coding sequence ATGAAGCAAGAAACAAATTTGACCGGAAAGGTAATTTACCCAAATGATCCGGAATACCGGCAGGCACGTATGAACTGGAACCCATTCACCAATGCCTTTCCCATAGTATTTGTTTTTGCACAGCAAAAAGAAGATGTGGCAAATGCAGTGAGATGGGCTCGTGAGAATAATGTACCCATTCGAATGCGAAGCGGTAGGCATGCTTTGGCAAAAGATTTTTCTCAGACTAATGGTGGAATTGTTATAGATACCAGTCAAATGAGAGAGGTCACGCTAGATAAAACACAGGGAATTGCCACTGTTCAAGCAGGAATACGTGTAGGGCCGCTTGTGAAGATGCTTGCACAGGAGGGCGTTCTGGCTCCTTTTGGAGACAGTTCTACTGTTGGTATAGGCGGAATTAGTACTGGCGGAGGGATTACGGTTATCCAGCGCACAACCGGACTGATTTCCGATAATATACTTGCTGCCACCATAGTTGATGCCAATGGTGATATTTTACACGTCAACGAAAACGAAAACCCGGACCTGTTGTGGGCCATTCGCGGAGGTGGAGGAGGTAACTTCGGAATTATAACCTCTTATACCTTTAGAGTAAGATGTGCTCCTTTTCAAGTCGGAATATTTGAGATAGTCTGGCCTTGGGAGCAATTGGAGGAAGTTATCGATGTATGGCAGAGATGGTCTCCGTCTGTTGACGAAAGACTAGGTACCATATTGGAGGTGTTTTCAAAAACGAATGGTCTGCTTCGATCACAGGGAATATTCCTTGGTCCTAAAGCAGAACTAGAGAAATTGATAACAACTTTGACAGATGTCGGATCGCCTATAAAAGTGTTTATTGATGAGGTTACACTACTGGAAGCAATAGATTTCTGGGCTCCGAATGAACCCTTGTTTGATACTCAGAATACTACGTGGTCATCCGCTTGGGTGGAGCAATTCCTGCCCGAAGAAGGAATTAAAGCGATTCGTAGTTACCTGGAAAAAGCAACAGGAAGTGAATCCAATTTCTTTTTCTTGAACTCCGGAGGAGCGATGAACCGGGTACCTTCCCAGGATACAGCCTTTTTTTGGCGCAATACGAAGTGTTATTTGGAATGGGATGCATCATGGATTGAAGAATCCGAAACGCAAAAGAATATCAAGCTTGTTGAACAGACACGGATACAACTGCAGCCATATGTAACCGGGTCATACGTCAATGTACCTGATTTAAATATAAAAAATTACGGCCAGGAATATTACGGTCAAAATTTTGCCCGGCTCCGGAAGGTTAAAGCGCAGTATGATCCGGAGAATATTTTCAACTTTGTACAGAGTATTCCTCCGGCTCCTGTCTGTGATCACTGGCATAAGAATTGA
- a CDS encoding putative DNA modification/repair radical SAM protein, protein MDIFDKLTILSDSAKYDVACTSSGVDRSGKSGSIGSAAKAGICHSFAADGRCISLLKVLMTNVCIFDCKYCVNRVSNDTARAAFTPQELAELTINFYRRNYIEGLFLSSGVIRNPNYTSEQMIRALELLRNTYHFGGYIHVKAIPGADSELIGRLGLLADRMSVNIELPSQESLSLLAPNKTKESILRPMGLISNKIQENSTDIVKYRHASKFVPAGQSTQLIVGATPDTDHKILTLTEGLYKKYRLKRVFFSAYMPVANDSLLPSLDTKPPLLREHRLYQADWLLRFYGFEAHELLDEQNPNFNLQVDPKCHWALNHLELFPLEVNKAPFEMLLRVPGIGVISAQRIMAARRFGPLDFLGLKKIGVVLKRAQYFITCKGRMNDGLKISSDGTIRALMADHYRPPEQYEQLSMFNESFLKREDVRQCLTGQT, encoded by the coding sequence ATTGATATTTTTGATAAGCTGACGATTTTGTCAGATTCAGCTAAATATGATGTAGCCTGTACCTCCAGCGGCGTCGACAGGAGCGGAAAATCCGGCAGTATAGGAAGTGCGGCGAAGGCCGGCATTTGCCACAGCTTTGCGGCAGATGGCCGCTGTATTTCCTTACTGAAAGTATTAATGACCAATGTCTGCATTTTTGACTGCAAATATTGTGTCAATCGGGTTTCTAACGATACAGCCAGAGCAGCCTTTACCCCCCAGGAGCTTGCTGAACTTACCATTAACTTTTACCGCCGGAACTACATAGAAGGTTTGTTCTTAAGTTCCGGTGTGATTAGAAATCCTAACTATACCTCTGAGCAAATGATTCGAGCTTTGGAGTTATTGCGCAATACCTACCATTTTGGCGGATATATTCACGTTAAGGCTATACCGGGAGCCGACAGCGAGCTCATAGGGCGTCTGGGACTTTTAGCGGATCGCATGAGCGTTAATATTGAGCTGCCTTCCCAGGAAAGTCTTTCCCTGCTGGCCCCGAATAAGACCAAGGAGTCTATCTTAAGGCCCATGGGCTTAATCAGTAATAAGATTCAGGAAAACAGTACAGACATTGTCAAATACCGTCATGCTTCCAAATTTGTGCCGGCAGGTCAGAGTACCCAGCTTATTGTCGGGGCTACCCCTGATACGGATCATAAAATTTTAACTTTAACGGAAGGTCTGTACAAAAAATACCGGCTGAAACGAGTCTTTTTCTCGGCCTACATGCCTGTTGCCAATGACTCATTGCTGCCGTCACTGGATACAAAACCCCCTCTTCTGCGGGAACACCGCCTTTATCAGGCGGACTGGCTGCTGAGATTTTATGGATTTGAGGCTCATGAGCTGCTGGATGAGCAGAACCCCAATTTCAACCTGCAAGTTGACCCCAAGTGTCACTGGGCTCTCAATCATTTGGAACTATTTCCTCTCGAAGTTAACAAAGCCCCTTTTGAAATGCTCTTAAGGGTACCTGGAATCGGTGTCATCAGCGCGCAGCGAATTATGGCGGCCCGGCGGTTTGGGCCTCTTGATTTTTTGGGGCTGAAAAAGATTGGTGTGGTCTTAAAGCGTGCTCAATACTTCATTACATGTAAGGGCCGGATGAATGATGGCCTGAAAATTTCCTCGGACGGTACTATTCGGGCTTTAATGGCCGATCACTATCGCCCTCCGGAGCAGTATGAGCAGCTTTCCATGTTTAATGAGTCTTTCCTAAAGAGAGAGGATGTGCGGCAATGTTTGACGGGGCAGACCTGA